One genomic segment of Rhizobium sp. 11515TR includes these proteins:
- a CDS encoding pyridoxal phosphate-dependent aminotransferase: MTIATKIEEAGFQPASRIASIGVSTILQIGARASAMKREGLPVIILGAGEPDFDTPDNVKEAAKAAIDRGETKYTALDGTPELKKAIARKFQRENGVDYALDEITVATGAKQILFNAFMASINPGDEVIIPTPYWTSYSDIVEICGGVPVLIPCDAAAGFRLKADQLEKAITPKTRWLLLNSPSNPSGAAYSKADYLPLIEVLQRHPHVWLMVDDMYEHIVYEGFEFTTPVAIEPSLKSRTLTVNGVSKAYAMTGWRIGYAGGPKALIKAMAVIQSQATSCPSSVSQAAAVAALNGPQDFLEGRKASFQRRRDLVVNRLNAIDGLDCLIPEGAFYTFSGCAGVLGTTTLSGKMIETDADFCAYLLDEAHVAVVPGSAFGLSPYFRISYATSEADLVEALDRIERACAALRR, from the coding sequence ATGACGATCGCCACGAAAATCGAGGAAGCGGGCTTTCAGCCCGCTTCGCGGATCGCCTCCATCGGCGTTTCCACCATTCTTCAGATCGGTGCCCGCGCCAGCGCGATGAAGCGGGAGGGCCTTCCGGTCATCATTCTCGGCGCCGGCGAACCGGATTTCGATACGCCCGACAACGTCAAGGAAGCCGCCAAGGCCGCCATCGATCGTGGCGAAACGAAATATACCGCGCTCGACGGCACGCCGGAACTGAAAAAGGCGATCGCCAGAAAGTTCCAGCGCGAGAACGGCGTCGACTACGCGCTCGATGAAATCACCGTGGCGACAGGCGCGAAGCAGATCCTGTTCAACGCCTTCATGGCGTCGATCAATCCCGGCGACGAAGTCATCATCCCGACACCCTATTGGACATCCTATTCCGATATCGTCGAGATCTGCGGCGGCGTGCCTGTTCTGATCCCCTGCGATGCTGCTGCCGGCTTCCGCCTGAAGGCGGATCAGCTTGAGAAAGCCATTACCCCGAAGACGCGCTGGCTGCTGCTCAATTCGCCGTCGAATCCATCAGGTGCTGCCTATTCCAAGGCCGATTATCTGCCGCTGATCGAGGTACTGCAACGTCACCCTCATGTCTGGCTGATGGTCGACGATATGTATGAGCATATCGTCTATGAGGGCTTTGAGTTCACCACGCCCGTCGCGATCGAGCCGAGCCTCAAGAGCCGGACGCTGACGGTCAACGGCGTTTCCAAGGCCTATGCCATGACCGGTTGGCGCATTGGCTACGCCGGCGGCCCGAAGGCTCTCATCAAGGCGATGGCGGTCATCCAAAGCCAGGCGACCTCCTGCCCCTCCTCCGTCAGCCAGGCGGCGGCCGTTGCCGCGCTGAACGGCCCGCAGGATTTTCTCGAGGGTCGCAAGGCAAGCTTCCAGCGCCGACGCGATCTCGTCGTCAACAGGCTGAACGCCATCGATGGCCTGGATTGCCTGATACCGGAAGGTGCCTTCTACACATTCTCCGGCTGCGCCGGCGTGCTTGGAACGACGACACTCTCCGGAAAGATGATCGAGACGGATGCGGATTTCTGCGCCTATCTGCTCGATGAGGCCCATGTCGCCGTCGTGCCCGGCTCCGCCTTCGGATTGTCGCCCTATTTCCGCATTTCCTATGCGACATCGGAAGCCGATCTCGTCGAAGCGCTTGATCGCATCGAAAGGGCCTGCGCGGCGCTCCGGCGCTAG
- the ydiJ gene encoding D-2-hydroxyglutarate dehydrogenase YdiJ, whose amino-acid sequence MIPRLVSARDTSLHQTGAFTRRLSALGFSGDVEIDDGARTVASTDNSIYQVKPTAILYPRGTDDLKIIAKALSEPAFSDLVIAPRGGGTGTNGQSLTSGVVVDCSRHMNRILEIDPVRRVARVEAGVVKDQLNKALRAYGLFFAPELSTSNRATIGGMISTDACGQGSCLYGKTSNHILGLRVVLSDGSDWWSRPLGNTELKEIKARDDRIGEIHRVVDAIARDKSELIAATFPKLNRYMTGYDLAHIGREDGRFDLNAVLCGSEGTLALIAEAELNVLPIPAQSALINIRYDDFNTALEDARRLVALKVASVETVDEKVLGLAKGDIVWSGIARFFPEDASGSANGINIVEVLADDRDELERKLADVTAALDDRSSARHKGYTIAREKAEIEAIWSMRKRAVGLLGNVEGPVRPVPFVEDTAVPPEHLAAYIREFRALLDAEGLDYGMFGHVDAGVLHVRPALDLTRVDHQPLVRRISDGVVALTRKYGGVLWGEHGKGVRSEYVPEYFGELYPSLQDIKRAFDPGDRLNPGKIASGSSRPLLKIDEVSLRGDFDRIIGNDIRAAFDNAAYCNGNGACFDFDATSPMCPSFKATGDRRYSPKGRAALMREWLRMLAERKIDPRREAEVLRRANPFGNLLRRVVNSLNPANRDDFSHEVRAAMDTCLACKACAGQCPVKVSVPAFRSKFLELYYGRYVRPLKDPIVAAIETTLPLMARFKPAYNLLTGSAVGQALMRLAGLTALPAMPALSLEREAARLRVQVATPELLGKLSAEERAQAVVIVADVFSTYFDPAVVIAALKLALKMGFKPWLAGSRNNGKALHVHGYLGRFEKAAAKSRDYLDRISQLGIPLVGIDPSMTLTYRSEYAALPSAKLHAPVLLLQEWLAANLDRLPTPRALPQERFTLLAHCTERTNAPAALKQWSVLFGKLGIKLDMADVGCCGMAGTFGHEVRNRAISEKLYAMSWQDRIAESGNQTVVMAPGFSCRSQVAKIDHQAIPHPVEILKRLID is encoded by the coding sequence ATGATACCACGCCTTGTTTCGGCGAGAGACACTTCTCTACATCAAACCGGCGCCTTCACCCGTCGGCTGTCGGCACTCGGCTTTAGCGGTGACGTGGAGATAGATGACGGTGCCAGGACAGTCGCCTCGACCGACAATTCCATCTATCAGGTCAAGCCGACGGCAATTCTCTATCCGCGCGGCACGGATGATCTGAAAATCATCGCCAAAGCCCTATCCGAACCAGCCTTTTCCGATCTTGTCATCGCCCCGCGCGGCGGTGGCACCGGAACGAACGGACAATCCCTTACCTCAGGCGTCGTCGTTGACTGCTCCAGGCATATGAACCGGATCCTGGAGATCGATCCGGTGCGAAGGGTTGCCCGTGTCGAGGCCGGCGTCGTCAAGGATCAGCTCAACAAGGCGCTGAGGGCCTATGGGCTGTTCTTCGCGCCCGAGCTTTCCACCTCCAACCGCGCCACGATCGGCGGCATGATCTCCACCGATGCCTGCGGTCAGGGCTCCTGTCTTTACGGCAAGACCAGCAACCACATTCTCGGCCTTCGCGTGGTGCTTTCCGATGGCAGCGATTGGTGGTCGCGTCCACTTGGCAATACCGAGCTGAAGGAGATCAAGGCTCGTGACGATCGGATCGGCGAAATTCACCGGGTAGTGGATGCAATCGCCAGGGACAAAAGCGAGCTGATCGCGGCGACCTTCCCGAAGCTCAATCGTTACATGACCGGTTATGATCTTGCCCATATCGGGCGCGAGGACGGCCGCTTCGATCTGAATGCGGTGCTGTGCGGATCGGAAGGCACACTTGCTTTGATTGCCGAGGCCGAACTCAACGTGCTGCCGATCCCGGCACAATCGGCCCTCATTAACATCCGCTATGATGATTTCAACACGGCGCTGGAGGATGCCAGGCGGCTGGTGGCATTGAAGGTGGCCTCGGTCGAAACAGTCGACGAGAAGGTGCTGGGTCTCGCCAAAGGCGACATCGTCTGGAGCGGCATCGCCCGCTTCTTCCCAGAGGACGCCTCCGGCTCGGCCAACGGCATCAATATCGTCGAGGTGCTGGCCGATGATCGCGATGAGCTGGAGCGTAAGCTCGCAGATGTCACCGCCGCGCTTGATGACCGCTCGTCAGCGCGCCACAAGGGCTATACGATCGCCCGCGAAAAGGCCGAGATCGAAGCAATCTGGTCGATGCGCAAACGCGCTGTCGGCCTGCTCGGCAATGTTGAGGGGCCGGTGCGGCCGGTGCCCTTCGTCGAGGACACTGCCGTTCCGCCCGAACATCTGGCCGCCTACATAAGAGAATTTCGCGCCCTTCTTGACGCCGAAGGGTTGGATTACGGCATGTTCGGCCATGTCGATGCTGGTGTGCTGCATGTCCGCCCGGCGCTCGATCTTACCCGCGTCGACCATCAGCCGCTCGTCCGGAGGATCAGCGACGGCGTGGTTGCCCTCACCCGCAAATATGGCGGCGTGCTCTGGGGTGAACATGGCAAGGGCGTTCGCTCGGAATATGTCCCTGAATATTTTGGCGAGCTTTATCCGAGCCTGCAGGACATCAAGCGCGCATTCGACCCCGGCGATCGCCTCAATCCGGGCAAGATCGCATCCGGCTCATCCCGCCCGTTGCTGAAGATCGACGAAGTGTCACTGCGCGGCGACTTCGATCGTATCATCGGCAACGACATCCGTGCCGCCTTCGACAATGCAGCCTATTGCAACGGTAATGGCGCCTGTTTCGATTTCGACGCGACAAGCCCGATGTGCCCCTCCTTCAAGGCGACCGGCGACCGGCGCTATTCGCCAAAGGGCCGCGCGGCGCTGATGCGCGAATGGCTGCGCATGCTGGCGGAGCGGAAGATCGACCCGCGGCGCGAGGCGGAAGTGCTACGTCGCGCCAATCCTTTCGGCAATCTTTTGCGGCGAGTGGTCAACTCGCTCAATCCGGCCAATCGCGACGACTTTTCCCATGAGGTGCGGGCGGCAATGGACACCTGCCTCGCCTGCAAGGCCTGCGCCGGCCAATGTCCCGTCAAGGTCAGCGTCCCGGCTTTCCGATCGAAATTCCTCGAGCTCTATTATGGCCGCTATGTCAGGCCGTTGAAGGACCCGATCGTGGCTGCCATCGAGACGACCCTGCCGCTGATGGCGCGCTTCAAACCCGCCTACAATCTACTGACCGGATCGGCCGTCGGCCAGGCCTTGATGCGGCTTGCCGGTCTCACCGCGCTTCCAGCGATGCCGGCGCTATCGCTCGAACGGGAAGCCGCTCGTCTCCGTGTGCAGGTTGCCACTCCGGAACTGTTGGGAAAGCTCTCCGCAGAGGAGCGGGCCCAAGCGGTCGTCATCGTTGCCGATGTCTTCTCCACCTATTTCGATCCGGCCGTCGTCATCGCAGCGCTCAAGCTCGCCCTGAAAATGGGTTTCAAGCCGTGGCTCGCCGGATCACGGAACAACGGCAAGGCCTTGCATGTGCACGGCTATCTCGGTCGCTTCGAGAAAGCGGCGGCGAAATCGCGAGATTATCTCGATCGCATCTCGCAACTAGGCATCCCGCTTGTCGGCATCGATCCGTCGATGACGCTGACCTATCGCAGCGAATATGCGGCCCTGCCTTCAGCTAAGCTGCACGCGCCGGTGCTGCTGCTTCAGGAGTGGCTTGCGGCCAATCTCGACCGGTTGCCGACGCCACGGGCTTTGCCGCAAGAGCGCTTCACGCTGCTTGCCCACTGCACCGAACGGACGAATGCTCCGGCTGCGCTCAAGCAATGGTCCGTGCTTTTCGGGAAATTGGGTATCAAGCTCGATATGGCCGATGTCGGCTGCTGCGGCATGGCCGGCACCTTCGGCCATGAAGTGCGCAATCGGGCCATCTCGGAAAAGCTTTACGCGATGAGTTGGCAGGACAGGATTGCCGAGAGCGGCAATCAGACGGTCGTCATGGCCCCCGGTTTTTCCTGTCGCTCGCAGGTCGCCAAGATTGATCATCAAGCCATCCCACATCCCGTCGAGATCCTTAAACGGCTAATCGATTAG
- a CDS encoding saccharopine dehydrogenase family protein → MKDIVVIGAGKIGGAIALMLAETGDYTVVVADRSQEQLDKIDHHPAISTAVVDIADRAGLVGVLEGKFAVLSAAPFHLTGFVAEAALEAGVHYLDLTEDVATTKKVEELAQGANTAFIPQCGLAPGFISIVANDLAKRFDSLDSVRMRVGALPQYPSNALNYNLTWSTDGLINEYIEPCEAIVEGKLVTVPAMEEREEFSLDGVTYEAFNTSGGLGTLAKTLAGRVRTMNYRTIRYPGHQAIIKALLNDLNLKNRRDVLKDLFENALPATMQDVVVVFVTVCGWREGRYMQETYANKVYAGIVASKKMSAIQITTAAGITTVLDLLAQGKLPSKGFVCQEEIDLSDFLANRFGQVYSLEKIRMKEAV, encoded by the coding sequence ATGAAAGACATAGTGGTCATCGGCGCAGGCAAGATCGGTGGGGCGATCGCTCTGATGCTGGCCGAAACGGGTGATTACACGGTCGTTGTCGCCGACCGCAGCCAGGAACAGCTGGACAAGATCGACCACCATCCTGCGATTTCCACCGCCGTCGTCGATATTGCCGACCGCGCCGGGCTCGTTGGCGTTCTGGAGGGCAAGTTCGCCGTTCTGTCGGCCGCACCGTTCCATCTCACAGGCTTCGTCGCCGAAGCGGCACTTGAAGCCGGCGTCCATTATCTCGACCTCACCGAAGACGTCGCGACCACTAAGAAGGTGGAAGAGCTGGCTCAAGGGGCAAATACCGCCTTCATCCCGCAATGCGGACTTGCGCCGGGCTTCATCTCGATCGTCGCCAATGATCTTGCCAAGCGCTTCGACAGCCTCGACAGCGTGCGTATGCGCGTCGGCGCGCTACCGCAATATCCCTCCAACGCTCTGAACTACAATTTGACCTGGAGCACGGACGGCCTCATCAACGAATATATCGAGCCCTGTGAAGCGATCGTCGAAGGCAAGCTCGTTACCGTTCCGGCCATGGAAGAGCGCGAGGAATTCTCGCTCGACGGCGTCACCTATGAAGCCTTCAACACGTCAGGCGGCCTCGGCACGCTCGCCAAGACGCTGGCTGGCCGCGTGCGCACGATGAACTACCGCACCATCCGCTATCCCGGCCACCAGGCCATTATCAAGGCGCTGCTCAACGACCTCAACCTCAAGAACCGGCGCGATGTGCTGAAGGATCTCTTCGAGAACGCACTGCCTGCCACCATGCAGGATGTGGTCGTCGTTTTCGTCACCGTCTGCGGCTGGCGCGAAGGCCGCTACATGCAGGAAACCTATGCCAACAAGGTCTATGCAGGCATCGTCGCGAGCAAGAAGATGAGCGCCATCCAGATCACCACGGCTGCCGGCATTACGACCGTGCTCGATCTTCTCGCTCAGGGCAAACTGCCCTCCAAGGGCTTCGTCTGCCAGGAAGAAATCGATCTCAGCGATTTCCTCGCCAATCGCTTCGGACAGGTTTACAGCCTTGAGAAGATCAGGATGAAAGAAGCCGTCTAA
- a CDS encoding Lrp/AsnC family transcriptional regulator, with the protein MQVTDKDRELIALLGQNARMPVATLAKKLSLSRTTVQARLERLEREGVIAGYGVRLSETYLSGLIRAHVLITIAPKALSAVTASLNAIPEVTTLHSVSGTFDLIAIIAAPSISELDQLIDGIGTIDGVERTLSSIILSTRISR; encoded by the coding sequence ATGCAGGTTACCGATAAAGACCGCGAACTGATCGCCTTGCTCGGCCAGAATGCCCGCATGCCGGTCGCAACACTCGCCAAAAAGCTGTCGCTATCGCGCACCACCGTTCAGGCGAGGCTCGAACGGCTGGAGCGGGAGGGTGTGATTGCGGGCTACGGCGTGCGGCTGTCGGAGACCTATCTGTCCGGCCTCATTCGGGCGCATGTGCTGATCACGATCGCGCCTAAAGCGCTGTCAGCGGTGACAGCGTCGCTGAATGCGATCCCCGAGGTAACGACGCTTCATTCCGTCAGCGGCACGTTCGATCTGATCGCCATTATCGCAGCACCGTCGATCTCCGAGCTGGATCAGCTGATCGACGGCATCGGCACGATCGACGGCGTCGAACGCACCCTGTCGTCCATCATTCTTTCGACCAGGATCTCGCGTTGA
- a CDS encoding ABC transporter ATP-binding protein codes for MSDLLSLSHVSKIYRQGGMLSRRHITAVRDVSLSLGEEPEILSIVGESGSGKSTIAAMILGQTAATSGSLNFRGRPVAIHGRSERRAFMREVQPVLQNPFEAFNPLKRVDRYLFETARNFAPMGPRPSRTDVERIADEALAHIGLTLAEVKGRFPHELSGGQLQRTAIARALIPQPRLLVADEPVSMVDASLRMAIVNLFGQLKKELGLSIIYITHDLATAYYISDRIIIMKKGEIVEQGGARAVLDNPQHPYSQALKEAVLSTTPEMEPVSIA; via the coding sequence ATGAGCGATCTTCTTTCACTCTCTCATGTCAGCAAGATCTATCGTCAAGGCGGCATGCTCAGCCGTCGTCATATCACGGCGGTTCGCGATGTCAGTCTGAGCCTGGGAGAGGAGCCGGAAATTCTCTCCATCGTCGGCGAGTCGGGCTCCGGCAAATCGACCATTGCGGCGATGATCCTTGGCCAGACGGCGGCGACATCGGGCAGCCTGAATTTTCGTGGAAGACCAGTGGCCATTCATGGCCGATCCGAACGACGCGCCTTCATGCGGGAGGTGCAGCCGGTCCTTCAGAATCCGTTCGAAGCGTTCAACCCCCTCAAGAGGGTTGATCGATATCTTTTTGAAACGGCAAGAAATTTCGCGCCGATGGGTCCAAGGCCAAGCCGAACCGATGTCGAGCGTATCGCAGACGAGGCGCTTGCCCATATCGGCTTGACGCTTGCCGAGGTGAAGGGGCGATTTCCGCATGAGCTTTCGGGCGGCCAGCTGCAGCGAACCGCCATCGCTCGCGCGCTCATACCGCAGCCCCGTCTGCTGGTGGCCGATGAGCCGGTTTCGATGGTCGATGCTTCGCTGAGAATGGCGATCGTCAATCTCTTCGGTCAGCTGAAGAAAGAGCTGGGGCTGTCGATCATCTACATCACCCATGATCTGGCGACCGCCTATTATATCAGCGATCGCATCATCATCATGAAGAAAGGGGAGATCGTCGAGCAGGGCGGTGCGCGCGCCGTCCTCGACAATCCGCAGCATCCTTATTCGCAGGCTTTGAAGGAAGCGGTGCTTTCCACTACACCCGAGATGGAGCCGGTCTCGATCGCGTAA
- a CDS encoding ABC transporter ATP-binding protein, with amino-acid sequence MEAVVEVNNLRAYYRAFLYGVDREVRAVDDVSLSIGRGEIYGVAGESSSGKTTLIKTIAGAIRPPLRVVSGAVKFHFNNGTQDIYAMTAEQRASLRWRHLSYIMQGSMNVLNPVRRIRHSFTDFAFRHMKADRGTFFDRVGAHLQRLKLDANLLDAYPHELSGGMRQRMTIALATILTPEFIIADEPTTALDVIVQRDVLQMIREIQREMGSSFLFVTHDMGVHAAVSDRIGIVYAGRLVEEAPTRKLFHLSLHPYTQHLVASLPRIGDASTRPSLEGKPPNLAMPPEGCRFHPRCPKRMDICSREVPPMVAVEPDRRVACFAVTGGAR; translated from the coding sequence ATGGAGGCTGTCGTCGAGGTCAACAACCTTAGGGCATATTACCGGGCCTTCCTTTATGGTGTCGATCGCGAGGTGCGGGCGGTTGACGATGTCAGCCTGTCGATCGGCCGCGGCGAGATCTATGGCGTTGCCGGTGAATCGAGCAGCGGCAAGACGACGTTGATCAAGACGATTGCGGGCGCCATCCGGCCGCCGCTGCGCGTCGTCTCCGGTGCCGTCAAATTCCATTTCAACAATGGGACTCAGGACATTTACGCCATGACGGCGGAGCAGCGGGCATCGCTTCGCTGGCGGCATCTCTCCTATATCATGCAGGGATCGATGAACGTGCTCAATCCCGTGCGCCGCATCCGGCACTCCTTCACGGATTTCGCCTTCCGCCACATGAAGGCCGATCGCGGCACCTTCTTCGATAGGGTTGGTGCTCACCTTCAGCGGCTGAAGCTCGATGCGAATCTTCTCGACGCCTATCCGCATGAATTGTCGGGCGGCATGCGCCAGCGCATGACGATCGCGCTTGCGACCATCCTGACGCCGGAATTCATCATCGCCGACGAGCCGACGACGGCGCTCGATGTCATCGTCCAGCGCGACGTGCTCCAGATGATCCGCGAAATACAGCGCGAGATGGGGTCGTCCTTCCTGTTCGTCACCCATGATATGGGCGTTCATGCCGCTGTTTCCGATCGTATCGGCATCGTCTATGCCGGCCGGTTGGTGGAGGAGGCGCCGACGCGTAAGCTTTTTCACCTGTCGTTGCATCCCTATACGCAGCATCTGGTCGCAAGTCTGCCGCGGATCGGGGATGCCTCGACGCGCCCCTCGCTCGAGGGCAAACCGCCCAATCTTGCCATGCCGCCGGAAGGATGCCGTTTTCATCCCCGCTGTCCGAAGCGCATGGACATTTGCAGCCGCGAAGTTCCGCCCATGGTGGCGGTAGAGCCGGATCGACGTGTCGCTTGCTTCGCGGTGACGGGAGGAGCGCGATGA
- a CDS encoding ABC transporter permease, translating into MLTIVRDLARQNMEFLFGLLLLAIIVGLVILSYFSPYGPADLYLLPPDMPPDGQYWLGTTSRGQDVFWQLTTALRNTLYFGIGVAILSRIISLVVGLVAGYAGGAVDRVLMAINDSIMVIPQFPLLILFYFVLKDEMTWTVLIIVMASLGWSYDARLIRSVAISLKTRPFTTQSVYSGMSMRKILVEEHLPYVLPIVFATTMNNMIWSIGMEITLAVLGFTDIETPTMGMMIYWANAHSALIAGTWWWVAAPVAAIVVLFMALFLLSMSMNEYNDPRSRLNRMGG; encoded by the coding sequence ATGCTGACGATCGTTCGTGACCTCGCACGCCAGAATATGGAATTCCTCTTCGGTCTTCTGTTGCTCGCCATCATCGTCGGGCTGGTGATCCTGTCCTATTTCTCGCCCTATGGCCCGGCCGATCTTTATCTGCTGCCGCCCGACATGCCGCCGGATGGGCAGTACTGGCTGGGTACCACATCGCGTGGTCAGGATGTCTTCTGGCAGCTGACGACAGCGCTTCGCAACACACTCTATTTTGGCATCGGCGTCGCCATTCTCTCGCGCATCATCTCGCTTGTCGTGGGGCTGGTGGCCGGCTATGCCGGAGGTGCCGTCGATCGTGTGCTGATGGCGATCAATGACAGCATCATGGTCATTCCGCAGTTTCCGCTACTGATCCTGTTCTACTTCGTGCTCAAGGATGAAATGACCTGGACGGTGCTCATCATCGTCATGGCCTCGCTCGGCTGGTCCTACGATGCGCGCCTGATCCGCTCCGTGGCGATCAGCCTGAAGACGCGGCCTTTCACCACGCAGAGCGTCTATTCCGGCATGAGCATGCGCAAGATCCTCGTCGAGGAGCATCTGCCCTATGTGCTGCCGATCGTTTTTGCCACCACGATGAACAACATGATCTGGTCGATCGGCATGGAGATCACGCTTGCGGTGCTCGGCTTTACCGATATCGAGACGCCGACCATGGGCATGATGATCTACTGGGCCAATGCGCATTCGGCGCTGATCGCCGGAACATGGTGGTGGGTTGCAGCGCCGGTTGCCGCCATCGTGGTGCTGTTCATGGCGCTCTTCCTGCTGTCGATGTCAATGAATGAATATAACGACCCCCGCAGTCGTTTGAACCGGATGGGAGGCTGA
- a CDS encoding ABC transporter permease, producing the protein MTSYPVFVLRRFGQFLLVVFLGISATFFITHMTPIDPVEESIGTIQQMGQSDPRAVELMRQSLRELYGLEGTIWQQYLHFWGRLATGDLGPSLSAFPTPVSAIIARALPWTIGLMTVSVILTFILGNMIGALAGYYRKSAVLKAVSLVFIAMQPIPYYILAFVLIILFGYVWPILPINGGYEMNTNLNLSVALVLDILRHSILPALSLILVGTGGWLIGMRALVSNIITEDYVVFAELGGVPKRKILRSYIARNAMVPQFTGLAMSLGAVFNGTVITEIVFGYPGIGNLLISAVHAGDYSLVLGLSALSIVGVAAAVFIIDILGPLIDPRIKVE; encoded by the coding sequence ATGACGTCCTATCCAGTTTTCGTATTGAGACGGTTTGGCCAATTCTTGCTCGTTGTCTTCCTCGGTATTTCCGCGACGTTCTTCATTACCCATATGACCCCGATCGATCCTGTCGAGGAAAGCATCGGGACCATCCAGCAGATGGGCCAATCCGATCCCCGCGCTGTCGAGCTGATGCGGCAGTCGTTACGTGAGCTTTACGGTCTCGAGGGCACCATTTGGCAGCAATATCTGCATTTCTGGGGGCGTCTTGCGACCGGTGATCTCGGGCCGTCGCTGTCGGCATTCCCTACGCCGGTTTCCGCCATCATCGCGAGGGCGTTGCCCTGGACGATTGGCCTGATGACTGTTTCCGTCATCCTTACCTTTATTCTCGGCAACATGATCGGCGCGCTCGCAGGATATTATCGCAAGAGCGCGGTGCTGAAGGCTGTCAGCCTGGTTTTCATCGCCATGCAGCCGATCCCCTATTACATCCTTGCCTTCGTGCTCATCATTCTCTTCGGCTATGTCTGGCCGATCCTGCCGATCAATGGCGGTTATGAGATGAACACCAACCTCAATCTCTCCGTTGCGCTGGTGCTTGACATTCTTCGCCACTCCATCCTGCCGGCACTGTCGTTGATCCTTGTCGGGACAGGCGGCTGGCTGATCGGCATGCGGGCGCTCGTCTCCAATATCATCACCGAGGACTATGTTGTTTTCGCCGAGCTCGGTGGCGTGCCGAAGCGCAAGATCCTGCGCTCCTACATCGCCCGCAATGCCATGGTGCCGCAGTTCACCGGCCTTGCCATGTCCCTTGGCGCGGTCTTCAACGGCACGGTCATCACCGAAATCGTCTTCGGCTATCCCGGTATCGGCAATCTCCTGATTTCGGCCGTGCACGCAGGCGACTACAGTCTCGTCCTTGGGCTTAGCGCGCTGTCGATCGTCGGTGTCGCCGCGGCTGTCTTCATCATCGACATATTGGGTCCGCTGATCGACCCGCGCATCAAGGTGGAGTAG